One part of the Corynebacterium sp. CNCTC7651 genome encodes these proteins:
- a CDS encoding alpha/beta hydrolase-fold protein gives MQSTKRRGLALATAAVVALSAHAAPTTSAATSAATPAASTTAKSKSSADSSEGDFKQQFNRARSSMSSHPVAAWPAVFLASLMGGAFGSMLFGFDNGGASISKGTYRVAPAEDAPAGELRKVEQVSETMWKVTVWSPSMGKEIVNDVISPAGGPDNATPRPTYYILGGAGGTPFTQYEGIPEFFKGKNVNVVSPYGTRGTMATDWREPHPELGETKWATYMSRELPPVIDALFHGTGRDAIAGASAHGGSALTVATLSDRFVAAGTYSSCPSTSGIVGGPFAQIGVRFYKGDPKQMWGSPLSEVWNVNSPVNQIEQLRGKKLFLTASRGIHSEFDDQMTDSPDFLLVPDEQLAYVCSHHFMKRADKRGVDYDWYELYEGTHNLGTFQRELPLSWQTIGPALGVE, from the coding sequence ATGCAATCCACGAAACGACGCGGTTTGGCCCTCGCCACCGCAGCCGTAGTCGCGCTGTCCGCGCATGCCGCCCCCACCACTTCGGCAGCCACTTCGGCGGCCACCCCGGCCGCATCCACCACCGCCAAGTCGAAGTCCTCCGCGGATTCCTCGGAGGGTGACTTCAAGCAGCAGTTCAACCGTGCGCGCAGCTCCATGTCGTCGCACCCGGTGGCGGCGTGGCCGGCGGTGTTCCTGGCCAGCCTGATGGGCGGAGCTTTCGGGTCGATGTTGTTCGGTTTTGACAATGGGGGAGCGTCGATAAGCAAGGGCACCTACCGTGTGGCGCCGGCGGAGGACGCGCCTGCCGGGGAGCTGCGGAAGGTGGAGCAGGTCAGTGAGACGATGTGGAAGGTGACCGTGTGGTCGCCGTCGATGGGCAAGGAAATTGTCAACGACGTGATCTCGCCGGCAGGTGGGCCGGACAACGCCACGCCGCGGCCGACGTACTACATCCTCGGCGGTGCAGGCGGTACCCCGTTTACCCAGTATGAGGGCATCCCGGAGTTCTTCAAGGGCAAGAACGTGAACGTGGTGTCCCCGTACGGCACGCGCGGCACGATGGCGACAGATTGGCGCGAGCCGCACCCTGAGCTCGGTGAGACGAAGTGGGCGACGTACATGTCGCGCGAGTTGCCGCCGGTAATCGATGCGCTGTTCCACGGCACGGGGCGCGACGCGATCGCGGGCGCGTCCGCTCACGGAGGTTCGGCGCTGACGGTCGCCACATTGTCGGATCGGTTCGTGGCGGCGGGCACGTACTCGTCCTGCCCGTCTACGTCCGGCATTGTCGGCGGACCCTTCGCCCAAATTGGCGTGCGCTTTTACAAGGGCGACCCGAAGCAGATGTGGGGCAGCCCGCTGAGCGAGGTGTGGAACGTCAACTCCCCGGTCAACCAGATCGAGCAACTTCGCGGCAAGAAGCTTTTCCTTACCGCATCGCGCGGCATCCACTCCGAGTTCGACGATCAGATGACGGATTCGCCGGACTTCCTCCTCGTCCCGGACGAGCAGCTGGCGTACGTCTGCTCCCACCACTTCATGAAGCGCGCAGACAAGCGCGGGGTGGATTATGACTGGTACGAGCTCTACGAGGGCACCCACAACCTGGGCACCTTCCAGCGCGAGCTGCCGTTGTCCTGGCAGACCATCGGCCCCGCGCTTGGCGTGGAGTAG
- a CDS encoding dihydrofolate reductase family protein → MHSQVDPKHLVGPTLPVGEREVRAVTINTLFGGFGRAGTSGPLGNETDAALIGALRSWADVILVGSGTVQAEDYGPAHTPMAVLSTSLQLDTDLGIFHGSRLIVLAPERSLDDVSLEPNRHALRNAGAELMSSGGGSAPEIINALHEAGFARILCEGGPSVYADMLSADLVDVLHLTLDPSIGPEDGPFGLKLGGDQHPRRFAIEDATVDGTAMLFCRLRRVGERR, encoded by the coding sequence ATGCACAGCCAGGTTGATCCCAAGCACCTCGTCGGCCCCACCCTCCCCGTGGGCGAGCGCGAAGTCCGCGCCGTGACCATCAACACCCTCTTCGGCGGATTCGGCCGCGCTGGCACGTCCGGCCCACTGGGCAACGAGACGGACGCCGCACTCATCGGCGCGCTGCGCAGCTGGGCGGACGTGATCCTGGTCGGCAGCGGCACTGTCCAGGCCGAGGACTACGGCCCGGCACACACCCCCATGGCTGTCCTCAGCACCTCACTCCAGCTGGACACGGACTTGGGCATTTTCCACGGCTCACGGCTCATCGTCCTCGCCCCGGAGCGCTCGCTTGACGACGTTTCCCTCGAACCCAACCGCCACGCCCTCCGCAACGCGGGAGCGGAGCTCATGAGCTCGGGAGGTGGCAGCGCCCCCGAGATCATCAACGCGCTCCACGAGGCGGGTTTCGCGCGCATCCTCTGCGAGGGCGGCCCGAGCGTCTACGCCGACATGCTCTCCGCAGACCTTGTCGATGTCCTGCACCTCACCCTGGACCCCTCCATCGGCCCGGAGGACGGCCCGTTCGGCCTGAAGCTGGGCGGGGATCAACACCCGCGCCGTTTCGCCATCGAAGATGCCACCGTAGACGGCACTGCGATGCTCTTCTGTCGGTTGCGGCGGGTGGGGGAACGTCGATAA
- a CDS encoding Dyp-type peroxidase produces the protein MSVSRRQFFAGSAAAAASAGMLSACGRDQDAPPGVPSNSDPDNQPLQKAVVEFDGPHQAGIATATQADLNLAGFNLKDGVDKASINRLMRLWTEDARELAAGRTPLGSLEPEMNVWPANLTFTLGLGERVFDIAAPNKKPDWLHDIPAMTRDELDPAWGQTDIALQICADDPVMCAWALRHMTRAGADYVETAWIQQGFMNAYGAIPTGQTPRNLFGQVDGTVNPYEEDEYAKQVWREDGSTSLVIRRIAMHLDEWEMLDRASREEAVGRKLADGAPLTGGDEFTEPDFEAIDGYGLPVIDRNSHMARSRPPADHPEQRFKRRPYNYNLPPVPGSGELSNAGLIFIAFQKDPDVQFTPVLQRLDEADRLNEWITHIGSAVYWVPPGTDPGQGESDTYWGESVLA, from the coding sequence ATGAGTGTTTCGCGTAGGCAATTTTTCGCCGGTTCCGCAGCCGCTGCTGCATCAGCCGGCATGCTTTCCGCATGTGGCCGGGACCAGGATGCGCCACCCGGTGTGCCCAGTAACTCGGATCCGGATAACCAGCCGCTGCAAAAGGCCGTCGTCGAGTTTGACGGCCCGCACCAGGCCGGGATTGCCACCGCCACCCAGGCGGACCTCAACTTGGCTGGCTTCAACCTCAAAGACGGCGTGGACAAGGCGAGCATCAACCGCCTCATGCGGCTGTGGACAGAGGATGCGCGCGAGCTCGCAGCCGGGCGCACACCGCTGGGCAGCCTCGAGCCGGAGATGAACGTGTGGCCCGCCAACCTCACGTTCACCCTCGGGCTGGGGGAGCGCGTCTTCGACATCGCAGCGCCGAACAAGAAGCCGGACTGGCTGCACGACATCCCCGCGATGACCCGCGACGAGCTGGACCCCGCGTGGGGGCAGACCGACATTGCGCTGCAGATCTGCGCCGATGACCCGGTGATGTGCGCGTGGGCACTGCGCCACATGACGCGCGCAGGCGCCGATTACGTAGAGACGGCCTGGATCCAGCAGGGGTTCATGAACGCCTACGGCGCGATCCCCACCGGCCAGACCCCGCGCAATCTCTTCGGCCAGGTGGACGGCACGGTCAACCCCTACGAAGAAGACGAGTATGCGAAGCAAGTGTGGCGGGAGGACGGCTCGACGTCTCTGGTCATTCGTCGAATAGCAATGCACCTCGACGAGTGGGAGATGCTGGACCGCGCGTCCCGGGAGGAGGCCGTGGGCCGCAAGCTCGCCGACGGAGCTCCACTGACCGGCGGCGATGAATTCACTGAACCGGACTTCGAGGCGATTGACGGGTACGGCCTGCCGGTGATTGACCGCAACTCCCACATGGCGCGCTCGAGGCCGCCGGCGGACCACCCGGAGCAGCGCTTCAAGCGCCGTCCGTACAACTACAACTTGCCGCCGGTGCCAGGCTCCGGCGAGCTGTCCAACGCGGGCCTGATCTTCATCGCGTTTCAGAAGGACCCGGATGTGCAGTTCACCCCGGTGTTGCAGCGGTTGGATGAGGCGGACCGGTTGAACGAGTGGATCACCCACATCGGTTCTGCGGTGTACTGGGTGCCGCCGGGGACAGATCCGGGGCAGGGCGAGAGCGACACGTACTGGGGCGAGTCGGTTCTGGCCTGA
- a CDS encoding copper chaperone PCu(A)C, with amino-acid sequence MRRTFAALSAGALALTLVACGNGDGNNGTVAPTSGTATGAAAADEKHTHGDADVMFDGATIRAKAAADTPDGTDMTAIFGTLHNHTDKDVTLSGFTTSLGDASYEIHEVVDGVMREKTGGTVIPAGGSYEFKPGADHLMIMGYTPEIAAGDTVDVTLNFADGSEVVVPDVAVRTMLPGDESYGEDGNLQGHQHGAEHEGRKH; translated from the coding sequence ATGCGACGCACCTTTGCAGCACTTTCCGCCGGCGCGCTGGCCCTCACGCTAGTGGCCTGCGGCAACGGCGACGGCAACAATGGCACCGTAGCCCCCACCTCAGGCACCGCAACCGGCGCGGCTGCTGCTGACGAGAAGCACACGCACGGCGACGCTGACGTGATGTTTGACGGCGCGACGATCCGCGCCAAGGCTGCGGCGGATACGCCGGACGGCACGGACATGACCGCCATCTTTGGCACGCTGCACAACCACACCGACAAGGACGTCACCCTGAGCGGTTTCACCACCTCGTTGGGTGATGCGAGCTATGAGATCCACGAGGTTGTGGATGGTGTGATGCGCGAAAAGACGGGCGGCACCGTGATCCCCGCCGGCGGCTCTTACGAGTTCAAGCCTGGCGCGGACCACCTGATGATCATGGGTTACACGCCCGAAATCGCTGCTGGCGACACCGTCGACGTGACGCTGAACTTCGCAGACGGCAGCGAAGTTGTGGTCCCGGACGTGGCCGTGCGCACCATGCTTCCGGGTGATGAGAGCTACGGCGAGGACGGCAACCTGCAGGGCCACCAGCACGGCGCAGAACACGAGGGCCGCAAGCACTAA
- a CDS encoding YebC/PmpR family DNA-binding transcriptional regulator, with product MAGHSKWATTKHKKAANDAKRSKLWAKLIKDIEVAARTGGGAPAGNPTLDDMIRKAKKASVPGDNIERARKRGSGEIAGGSNWETVMYEGYGVNGVAVLIECLTDNRNRAATDVRTAMTKNGGNLGESGSVGYMFERTGVVTIAKGELTEDDVLMAVLDAGAEEVNDLGEEFEIVCKPTDLAAVREALAGEGIEVEDSGQEFRADVQVEMDAEGAKKMLRIIDALEDSDDVQNVYTNMSISDEVAAQLED from the coding sequence ATGGCTGGCCACTCTAAATGGGCGACGACGAAGCACAAGAAGGCCGCGAACGACGCAAAGCGTTCCAAGCTGTGGGCGAAGCTGATCAAGGATATTGAGGTGGCGGCGCGTACCGGCGGCGGTGCCCCGGCTGGTAACCCGACGCTGGACGACATGATTCGTAAGGCCAAGAAGGCCTCGGTCCCGGGCGACAATATCGAGCGTGCGCGCAAGCGCGGCTCCGGCGAGATTGCCGGCGGTTCCAACTGGGAGACCGTGATGTACGAGGGCTACGGCGTCAACGGCGTGGCCGTGCTCATCGAGTGCCTGACGGACAACCGCAACCGCGCCGCCACGGATGTGCGTACTGCCATGACCAAGAACGGCGGCAACCTGGGCGAGTCCGGCTCCGTGGGCTACATGTTCGAGCGCACCGGCGTTGTCACCATTGCCAAGGGTGAGCTGACCGAAGACGATGTGCTGATGGCAGTGCTTGACGCTGGCGCTGAGGAAGTCAATGACCTCGGCGAAGAGTTCGAGATTGTGTGCAAGCCGACTGACCTGGCCGCGGTGCGCGAGGCACTTGCCGGTGAGGGCATCGAGGTGGAGGATTCCGGCCAGGAGTTCCGTGCAGACGTCCAGGTGGAGATGGACGCGGAGGGCGCGAAGAAGATGCTGCGCATCATCGACGCGCTCGAGGATTCGGACGACGTGCAGAACGTGTACACCAACATGTCGATCTCCGACGAGGTCGCTGCACAGCTCGAGGATTAA
- the thrS gene encoding threonine--tRNA ligase, with amino-acid sequence MSTEAAPSTHEAVQFEPFEVPAGTAVGAAMRELDLPNKGDNAIVVVQDAEGNLKDLSHVPDETATFMPIAANTELGRSVIRHSCAHVLAQAVQAEFPGTKLGIGPAINDGFYYDFDSAEPFTPEDLKTLEKRMKKIIKQGQKFARGVYASQEEAAEDLKDEPYKLELIQDKGNVDPNSDEATEVGAGELTHYDNLNPRTDEVEWRDLCRGPHVPTTKYIPAFALTRSSAAYWRGDQANAGLQRIYGTAWESKEKLDEYMTMLEEAEKRDHRRLGNEMDLFSFPDEVGSGLPVFHPDGGIIRMVMEQHSRERHLAAGYSFVNTPHVTKGELFKKSGHLDWYADGMFPPMKLDGEVDDEGNVTKQAVDYYVKPMNCPMHNLIFDSRGRSYRELPLRLFEFGTVYRYEKSGVVHGLTRARGFTQDDAHIYCTEEQLEDELTSVLEFIISLLQDYGLDDFYLELSTKDPEKYIGDDEIWERSTNILESVATKSGLELVPDPAGAAFYGPKISVQARDAIGRTWQMSTVQLDFNLPERFDLTYTSSDGSKKRPVMIHRALFGSIERFFGVLLEHYAGAFPAWLAPHQVVGIPVADDFGPHLDGVIARLRERGVRAEVDHSDDRMQKKIRTHTTSKVPFMLLAGARDVEAGAVSFRFLDGTQVNGVPVDEAVELITTWITEKNNTQPSEEAIASRRA; translated from the coding sequence ATGTCCACTGAAGCAGCCCCCTCGACCCACGAGGCCGTGCAGTTTGAACCCTTCGAGGTTCCCGCCGGCACTGCCGTGGGCGCCGCGATGCGGGAGTTGGACCTGCCGAACAAGGGCGACAACGCCATCGTGGTGGTCCAGGATGCGGAAGGCAACCTCAAGGACCTTTCTCACGTGCCGGATGAGACGGCCACGTTCATGCCCATCGCCGCGAACACTGAGCTGGGCCGCTCCGTGATCCGCCACTCCTGCGCGCACGTTTTGGCGCAGGCCGTGCAGGCAGAGTTCCCGGGCACGAAGCTGGGCATTGGCCCCGCTATTAACGACGGCTTCTATTACGACTTCGATTCCGCCGAGCCCTTCACTCCGGAGGATCTGAAGACGCTGGAGAAGCGGATGAAGAAGATCATCAAGCAGGGCCAGAAGTTCGCCCGCGGCGTGTACGCCTCGCAGGAGGAGGCCGCGGAGGATCTGAAGGATGAGCCGTACAAGCTCGAGCTGATCCAGGACAAGGGCAACGTTGACCCGAATTCGGATGAGGCCACCGAGGTGGGCGCCGGCGAGCTGACGCACTACGACAATTTGAATCCGCGCACGGACGAGGTGGAGTGGCGCGACCTGTGCCGCGGCCCGCACGTGCCCACCACCAAGTACATCCCGGCGTTCGCGCTGACCCGATCCTCCGCTGCGTACTGGCGCGGCGACCAGGCCAACGCCGGCCTGCAGCGCATCTACGGCACGGCGTGGGAGTCCAAGGAGAAGTTGGACGAGTACATGACCATGCTCGAGGAGGCGGAGAAGCGCGACCACCGCCGCCTGGGCAACGAGATGGATCTGTTCTCCTTCCCGGACGAGGTCGGTTCCGGCCTGCCAGTCTTCCACCCGGACGGCGGCATTATCCGCATGGTGATGGAGCAGCACTCCCGCGAGCGCCACCTGGCCGCAGGCTACTCCTTCGTGAACACCCCGCACGTGACCAAGGGCGAGCTGTTCAAGAAGTCCGGCCACCTGGACTGGTATGCGGACGGTATGTTCCCGCCGATGAAGCTGGACGGCGAGGTGGATGATGAGGGCAACGTGACCAAGCAGGCGGTGGACTACTACGTCAAGCCGATGAACTGCCCGATGCATAACCTCATCTTCGATTCGCGCGGACGCTCCTACCGTGAGCTGCCGCTGCGCCTCTTCGAGTTCGGCACGGTGTACCGCTACGAGAAGTCCGGCGTTGTCCACGGCCTCACCCGCGCCCGCGGCTTCACGCAGGACGATGCGCACATCTACTGCACCGAGGAGCAGCTGGAGGACGAGCTGACCAGCGTGCTGGAGTTCATTATCTCCCTGCTGCAGGACTACGGCCTGGACGACTTCTACCTGGAGCTGTCCACCAAGGACCCGGAGAAGTACATTGGCGACGACGAGATCTGGGAGCGCTCCACCAACATCCTGGAGTCCGTGGCCACCAAGAGTGGCCTGGAGCTGGTACCGGATCCGGCTGGCGCGGCGTTCTACGGCCCGAAGATTTCCGTGCAGGCGCGCGACGCCATCGGCCGCACCTGGCAGATGTCCACCGTGCAGCTGGACTTCAACCTGCCGGAGCGCTTCGACCTCACCTACACCTCCTCCGACGGTTCGAAGAAGCGCCCGGTGATGATCCACCGCGCACTCTTCGGCTCTATCGAGCGCTTCTTCGGCGTGCTGCTGGAGCACTACGCCGGCGCGTTCCCGGCATGGCTTGCCCCGCACCAGGTGGTGGGCATCCCGGTGGCGGACGATTTCGGCCCGCACCTGGACGGTGTCATTGCCCGTCTCCGCGAGCGCGGGGTGCGGGCTGAGGTGGACCACTCGGATGACCGCATGCAGAAGAAGATCCGCACCCACACCACCTCCAAGGTGCCGTTCATGCTGTTGGCCGGCGCGCGCGACGTGGAGGCAGGCGCGGTGAGCTTCCGCTTCCTCGACGGCACCCAGGTCAACGGCGTCCCTGTCGATGAGGCAGTGGAGCTCATCACCACCTGGATCACGGAGAAGAACAACACCCAGCCGAGCGAGGAAGCCATTGCTTCACGACGGGCATAA
- a CDS encoding copper resistance CopC family protein, which translates to MLACAAAPAALAHDSVVGGNPENGSVIATFPSTLQLEFSGQPQEGFNTFALSRATDKGPDVLFSGEPTVDGRFVSIDVPDGIDAAPGEYRIGFQIVSSDGHATKGMTTFTYAPAGSEVTTAAAPSENTPAIEEERRDNMRLILLIIGVVALAGAGLAAVSRHQRGNAKRSAADAGTDSTAGTDSTGSSGGSSAPRLDV; encoded by the coding sequence ATGCTCGCGTGCGCTGCGGCTCCGGCTGCACTCGCGCACGACTCGGTGGTGGGCGGCAACCCGGAAAACGGCTCTGTCATTGCCACCTTCCCCTCCACCCTCCAGCTCGAGTTTTCCGGCCAGCCCCAAGAGGGCTTCAACACGTTCGCGCTCTCCCGCGCCACGGATAAGGGCCCCGATGTCCTATTTTCTGGCGAGCCGACCGTGGATGGTCGCTTCGTCAGCATCGACGTGCCGGATGGCATCGATGCCGCGCCGGGGGAGTACCGCATCGGCTTCCAAATCGTGTCCTCCGACGGTCACGCCACGAAGGGCATGACCACATTCACATACGCGCCGGCTGGCTCCGAAGTGACAACTGCGGCTGCCCCTAGCGAAAACACTCCCGCCATAGAGGAGGAAAGACGCGACAACATGCGCTTGATCCTCCTCATCATCGGTGTTGTTGCACTTGCCGGTGCGGGTCTGGCGGCGGTGAGCCGGCACCAGCGCGGCAACGCCAAGCGCAGTGCAGCCGATGCCGGCACCGACAGCACTGCCGGCACAGACAGCACCGGCAGCAGCGGCGGCAGCTCCGCGCCGCGGCTTGACGTGTAG
- a CDS encoding HIT domain-containing protein — MLHDGHKQPPESREDPYVDQGAGDTDRLTRLWAPYRSSYIAKMPSKSNEPSDPFLEIPQMSDEDGLVIARGELVFAVLNLYPYNAGHLMVVPYRKVAELEALTEAETAELMAFAKHAVRTLKHVSRPEAINVGLNLGKAAGGSVSDHLHLHVVPRWAGDSNFMTVIGGTKVLPQLLRETRALLAEGWAELESEGE, encoded by the coding sequence TTGCTTCACGACGGGCATAAGCAGCCGCCCGAATCCCGCGAAGACCCCTACGTGGATCAGGGCGCGGGGGACACGGACCGGCTGACGAGGTTGTGGGCGCCGTATCGGTCCAGCTACATCGCCAAGATGCCGTCGAAAAGCAACGAGCCCTCCGACCCGTTCCTGGAAATCCCCCAGATGAGCGACGAGGACGGCCTAGTCATCGCGCGCGGCGAGCTGGTGTTTGCGGTGCTGAACCTCTACCCGTACAACGCCGGGCACCTGATGGTGGTGCCGTACCGCAAGGTGGCGGAGCTGGAGGCGCTGACGGAGGCTGAAACCGCGGAGCTCATGGCCTTTGCAAAGCATGCCGTACGCACGCTCAAGCACGTGTCGCGCCCGGAGGCGATCAACGTCGGCCTGAACCTGGGCAAGGCGGCTGGCGGTTCCGTCAGCGACCACCTTCACCTGCACGTTGTGCCGCGGTGGGCGGGTGATTCCAACTTCATGACAGTAATCGGTGGTACCAAGGTGTTGCCGCAGTTGCTGCGAGAGACCCGCGCCCTGCTGGCTGAGGGCTGGGCCGAGCTCGAATCGGAGGGAGAATAG
- the pgsA gene encoding phosphatidylinositol phosphate synthase — protein sequence MLSVHGRKPVRKYVEPVANAMLRAGLTPNVVTIAGTAISVLLTVVLIPTGHLVAAAILIGLFAAFDMVDGTMARLRGGGTAFGATLDASCDRITDGALFGAIAMWLVYVADAGPAHVAACLVVLVLSQVISYIKARGEAGGLKIVGGLVERPERLIIALVGLGLEGFGVPHAVEAAIWILVVGSAFTVVQRLKYAHQDPKANVVLPPPPGA from the coding sequence ATGCTGAGCGTCCACGGACGGAAACCGGTGCGCAAGTACGTCGAGCCCGTGGCCAACGCCATGCTGCGCGCGGGGCTGACCCCGAATGTGGTGACAATCGCTGGCACGGCGATCTCCGTACTGCTCACCGTGGTGCTCATTCCCACCGGCCACCTTGTTGCTGCAGCGATCTTGATCGGGTTGTTCGCGGCGTTTGACATGGTGGACGGGACCATGGCGCGGCTGCGCGGCGGAGGCACGGCGTTTGGCGCCACGTTGGATGCAAGCTGCGACCGGATTACGGACGGCGCGCTGTTCGGCGCCATCGCGATGTGGCTGGTGTACGTGGCAGACGCTGGGCCAGCACACGTTGCGGCGTGCTTGGTGGTGCTAGTGCTGTCCCAGGTGATCAGCTACATCAAGGCCCGCGGCGAGGCCGGCGGGTTGAAGATTGTCGGCGGCCTGGTGGAGCGCCCGGAGCGCCTCATCATCGCGCTGGTGGGCCTGGGTCTGGAGGGCTTCGGTGTGCCGCATGCGGTGGAAGCGGCTATCTGGATTCTGGTCGTCGGCTCTGCGTTCACTGTGGTGCAGCGCCTCAAGTACGCGCACCAGGACCCGAAGGCGAACGTTGTCCTGCCACCCCCGCCGGGGGCGTAA
- a CDS encoding glycosyltransferase family 4 protein yields MRIGMVCPYSFDEPGGVQAHVLDLAEVLRARGHHVEVLGPASEDTQLPGYVTRGGAAVPVRYNGSVARLAVGPQVGRTTKAFIEAGDFDVLHVHEPNAQSYAMSAVRVAEGPIVATYHTSATSSVALKAALPVMRKNLEKIRGGIAVSELARRWQVEQVGTDPVVIPNGVDTARFVAARTAPNTGNQVEIVFLGRIDEPRKGLEVLLGAVDKLKAPVKVTVIGGGHPREVPGVDFVGKVSEERKAEILGRADIYVAPNLGGESFGIVLVEAMAAGCAVVASDIEAFAAVCNAGAPAPAGVLFPVGDAEALAEELSLLIDDPSKRSRLIEAGTRRAEVYDWARVADQVMAVYETVATGEKVRVAR; encoded by the coding sequence ATGCGCATCGGCATGGTGTGCCCGTACTCCTTCGACGAACCGGGCGGCGTCCAAGCCCACGTACTGGACTTGGCGGAAGTGCTGCGCGCACGCGGCCACCACGTCGAGGTGCTGGGCCCCGCATCCGAGGACACCCAGTTGCCCGGCTACGTCACTCGCGGCGGGGCGGCGGTGCCGGTGCGCTACAACGGTTCGGTAGCGCGCCTGGCCGTCGGCCCGCAGGTCGGGCGCACTACCAAGGCGTTCATCGAGGCCGGAGATTTCGACGTCCTCCACGTGCACGAGCCGAACGCGCAGAGCTACGCCATGTCCGCGGTCCGGGTCGCGGAGGGCCCGATCGTGGCCACGTACCACACCTCGGCCACGTCTTCGGTCGCCCTGAAAGCCGCGCTTCCAGTCATGCGCAAGAACCTGGAGAAGATCCGCGGCGGCATCGCGGTGTCCGAACTCGCCCGCCGCTGGCAGGTGGAGCAGGTGGGCACCGATCCGGTGGTCATCCCCAACGGCGTGGATACCGCGCGCTTCGTTGCCGCGCGCACCGCGCCCAATACGGGCAACCAGGTTGAAATCGTCTTCCTCGGCAGGATCGATGAGCCGAGGAAGGGCCTTGAGGTGTTGCTAGGTGCCGTCGATAAGCTCAAAGCCCCGGTGAAAGTGACCGTGATCGGCGGCGGCCACCCGCGGGAGGTGCCGGGCGTGGACTTTGTGGGCAAGGTGAGCGAGGAGCGCAAGGCCGAGATCCTGGGGCGCGCGGACATTTACGTCGCGCCGAACCTAGGCGGCGAAAGCTTCGGCATTGTGCTGGTGGAGGCGATGGCGGCGGGCTGCGCTGTGGTGGCCAGCGACATCGAGGCGTTCGCCGCGGTGTGCAACGCCGGGGCTCCAGCGCCTGCCGGCGTGCTCTTCCCCGTCGGCGACGCGGAGGCGCTGGCCGAGGAGCTTTCCTTGCTTATCGACGATCCTTCGAAGCGCAGCCGCCTCATCGAAGCCGGCACACGGCGCGCTGAGGTGTATGACTGGGCGCGCGTGGCGGATCAGGTGATGGCCGTCTACGAGACGGTGGCCACGGGCGAGAAGGTGCGGGTGGCGCGGTGA
- a CDS encoding phosphatidylinositol mannoside acyltransferase: MGNSIRETLTAYGYIAGWKIIGALPPGVTWPLFRAGADRMSDDGKGMEMLRRNLTRVVGPEHVTQELVRDAVRSYARYWLEAFRLPRIAEDEDLLARYAAGVEGLEYLEAGLAKGKGVVLTLPHSGNWDFAGLFLAKHYGGFATVAERLKPEALFDAFVEYRESMGFEVLPLTGGERPPFERLREVLEDGGIVCLMGERDMGGRGVPVTFFGEETTFPVGPAKLAMDTGAELFVVHSWYTDSQDGRDEPRRKNRPGWGLKVDPAIEVTDLASTVQRVADGFAANIAAHPGDWHMLQPLWPADRPQRPRRKRPGQQGR, translated from the coding sequence ATGGGTAACAGCATCCGCGAGACGCTCACGGCCTACGGCTACATTGCCGGGTGGAAGATCATCGGGGCGCTGCCACCTGGAGTCACCTGGCCGCTCTTCCGAGCCGGCGCCGACCGCATGTCCGACGACGGCAAGGGCATGGAGATGCTGCGCCGCAACCTCACGCGCGTAGTCGGGCCGGAGCACGTGACGCAGGAGTTGGTCCGTGATGCTGTCCGCTCGTACGCGCGGTACTGGCTGGAGGCGTTCCGGCTGCCGCGGATCGCTGAGGACGAGGATCTGCTCGCCCGGTACGCCGCTGGCGTGGAGGGGCTGGAGTACCTCGAGGCTGGGCTGGCGAAGGGCAAGGGCGTGGTCTTGACCCTGCCGCACTCGGGCAACTGGGATTTCGCCGGCCTATTCCTGGCCAAGCACTACGGCGGCTTTGCCACGGTGGCGGAGCGGCTGAAGCCGGAAGCGCTGTTCGACGCTTTTGTGGAGTACCGCGAATCCATGGGCTTCGAGGTGCTGCCGCTCACCGGCGGGGAGCGCCCGCCGTTTGAGCGCCTCCGCGAGGTGCTGGAGGACGGGGGCATCGTGTGCCTGATGGGAGAGCGCGACATGGGCGGCCGCGGCGTGCCGGTCACGTTCTTCGGGGAGGAAACAACCTTCCCTGTCGGGCCGGCAAAGCTGGCGATGGACACCGGCGCGGAACTTTTCGTGGTGCACTCCTGGTACACAGACAGCCAGGACGGGCGGGATGAACCGCGCCGGAAGAACAGGCCCGGATGGGGTCTGAAGGTGGACCCCGCGATTGAGGTCACAGACCTTGCCTCCACAGTGCAGCGCGTGGCGGACGGCTTCGCCGCCAACATCGCGGCGCACCCGGGGGATTGGCACATGCTGCAGCCGCTCTGGCCGGCGGATCGGCCCCAGCGCCCGCGTCGAAAACGCCCCGGCCAGCAGGGGAGGTAG